Proteins found in one Paraburkholderia caballeronis genomic segment:
- a CDS encoding glycoside hydrolase family 73 protein, which translates to MQPDDFIDAIAPAARELATTTKIPASFTIAQAALESGWAKSQLAQRYFNLFGVKADRSWTGPTVVLPTTEYENGKPVTVNATWRVYDSWLASIRDRAQFLLDNPRYAPAFAYTSGATFARAVAAAGYATDPNYAAKLISIIKTHNLSALDI; encoded by the coding sequence GAACTCGCGACGACCACGAAGATTCCGGCCAGCTTCACTATCGCGCAGGCGGCGCTCGAATCCGGCTGGGCGAAGTCGCAACTGGCGCAGCGGTATTTCAACCTGTTCGGCGTGAAGGCGGATCGAAGCTGGACCGGCCCGACCGTCGTCCTGCCGACCACCGAATACGAGAACGGCAAGCCGGTCACAGTGAACGCGACGTGGCGCGTCTATGACAGCTGGCTCGCCAGTATTCGCGACCGTGCCCAGTTCCTGCTCGACAACCCGCGCTACGCGCCGGCATTCGCGTACACGAGCGGCGCGACGTTCGCGCGCGCCGTCGCCGCCGCCGGCTATGCCACGGACCCGAATTACGCGGCAAAGCTCATCTCGATCATCAAGACGCACAACCTGAGCGCGCTCGACATCTAG